A region of Deltaproteobacteria bacterium DNA encodes the following proteins:
- a CDS encoding glycosyltransferase family 2 protein, which translates to MSAIHILEGGRHPAVLDAPAGDLRIAPHRGAPVKLSLVVPTYNESRNLEELIGRLAALLDGFLPGAYELIVVDDDSPDQTWALALRLADRCRSLRVMRRRGEKGLSTAVVRGWQAAQGEVLAVIDGDLQHPPEVVEKLWAAIAQGADLAVGSRHAGGGGLGDWSALRRGLSRAAQLVGLCVLPTVVGRVSDPMSGCFMVRRSALADVTLSPLGYKILIEVLGRGRIGRIAEVGYVFRERVAGESKVTARLYLEYLRHLVRLRLALLPPRFFRFGLVGLSGVAVDMAILWLLKGRLDWPLTISKLVAAEVAMANNFLWNDLWTFGDLAARQGHGWLRLRRFAKFNAICAAGLALSVGLLEMQVGIFKLNPYVANAVAIAVTTGWNFWMNKIFSWAAPRPLPAVASPQRRAAGA; encoded by the coding sequence ATGAGCGCGATTCACATCCTCGAAGGCGGTCGCCACCCCGCAGTCCTCGACGCGCCGGCGGGCGACCTTCGCATCGCGCCTCATCGGGGCGCACCGGTGAAGCTCTCGCTCGTCGTTCCCACCTACAACGAGTCGCGCAACCTCGAGGAGCTGATCGGAAGGCTCGCCGCGCTCCTCGACGGCTTTCTTCCAGGCGCCTACGAGCTGATCGTCGTCGACGACGACAGTCCCGATCAAACCTGGGCCTTGGCGCTTCGCCTCGCGGACCGTTGTCGCTCGCTTCGCGTGATGAGACGGCGCGGCGAGAAGGGCTTGTCGACCGCCGTCGTCCGCGGATGGCAGGCGGCGCAAGGCGAAGTGCTCGCAGTCATCGATGGGGATCTGCAGCACCCGCCGGAAGTGGTGGAGAAGCTTTGGGCGGCGATCGCACAAGGAGCGGACCTCGCCGTCGGCAGCAGGCACGCGGGCGGCGGCGGTCTCGGCGACTGGAGCGCTCTGCGCCGCGGGCTGTCACGAGCCGCGCAACTCGTCGGCCTCTGCGTGCTCCCCACCGTCGTGGGACGGGTTTCCGATCCGATGAGCGGATGCTTCATGGTGCGTCGGAGTGCCCTCGCCGACGTGACCCTGAGCCCGTTGGGTTACAAGATCCTCATCGAGGTGCTCGGCCGCGGTCGCATCGGCCGCATCGCGGAAGTGGGGTACGTCTTTCGCGAGCGCGTGGCCGGGGAAAGCAAGGTCACCGCCCGGCTCTACCTCGAGTACCTCCGCCATCTCGTTCGCCTGCGCCTCGCGCTATTGCCGCCGCGATTCTTCCGATTCGGCCTCGTCGGCCTCTCCGGCGTCGCCGTCGACATGGCCATCCTCTGGTTGCTGAAGGGACGGCTGGACTGGCCGCTCACGATCTCGAAGCTCGTCGCCGCGGAGGTGGCGATGGCGAACAACTTCCTCTGGAACGATCTCTGGACCTTCGGCGACCTCGCCGCCCGGCAAGGTCACGGATGGTTGCGGCTGCGGCGGTTCGCGAAGTTCAACGCCATCTGCGCGGCGGGTCTTGCCCTCAGCGTCGGGCTGCTGGAGATGCAGGTCGGAATCTTCAAGCTCAACCCGTACGTCGCCAACGCGGTGGCCATCGCGGTGACGACCGGCTGGAACTTCTGGATGAACAAGATCTTCAGCTGGGCAGCGCCTCGGCCACTTCCGGCGGTAGCGTCACCTCAGCGACGAGCGGCAGGCGCATAG